Proteins from a genomic interval of Ralstonia wenshanensis:
- a CDS encoding 3'-5' exonuclease, producing the protein MNGRLSDWLQALQRRRQLRRLRDPAFRFLFEAPPPDEWVALDCETTGLNVRADEIISIGAVRIVGNRILTSQRLELLIRPRGEMRADSICVHRLRNRDLDSGVSIEQAVHALLHFIGSRPLVGYYLEFDVAMLNRVVAPMLGIGLPQPKIEVSALYYDYQFRQLPPYRQQGDPDLDLRFATVMKGLDLPTWDAHDALNDAVMAALAFVKLRHLGAA; encoded by the coding sequence ATGAACGGACGGCTCTCCGACTGGCTGCAGGCACTGCAAAGGCGGCGCCAGTTGCGCAGGTTGCGCGATCCGGCGTTTCGCTTCCTGTTCGAGGCCCCGCCACCAGACGAGTGGGTCGCGCTCGATTGCGAGACCACAGGCCTGAACGTGCGCGCCGACGAGATCATCTCCATCGGCGCCGTCCGTATCGTCGGCAATCGCATTCTGACCAGCCAGCGCCTGGAATTGCTCATCAGGCCGCGCGGGGAGATGCGCGCAGACAGCATCTGCGTGCATCGTCTGCGCAACCGCGACCTGGACAGCGGTGTATCGATCGAGCAGGCCGTTCATGCACTGCTGCACTTCATCGGCAGCCGGCCATTGGTGGGTTACTACCTTGAGTTCGACGTGGCAATGCTCAATCGGGTGGTGGCGCCCATGCTTGGCATCGGCTTGCCGCAGCCCAAGATTGAAGTCTCCGCCCTGTATTACGACTATCAGTTCCGGCAGCTGCCGCCGTATCGGCAACAGGGCGACCCCGATCTGGATCTGCGCTTCGCCACTGTCATGAAGGGATTGGACTTGCCGACCTGGGACGCGCACGACGCGCTTAACGACGCGGTGATGGCGGCGTTGGCCTTTGTGAAGCTCCGCCATCTGGGTGCCGCGTAA
- a CDS encoding DUF294 nucleotidyltransferase-like domain-containing protein yields the protein MPSAFNFTVWPFDCLNQDEQRLVRDAVDIGYYPQGQIILDTGAAPLHLFLIIKGRVAQYDGDELIATYGPDDCFDGRALVAGKASSRFVAAEEVVVYQVARQAVRDLIAANATFGALLFSDLGSKLSAIAQRQSMETMQSLAVSRVSDAFIRPAHFVDADTDVVSVVKLFQANNTSNVLVRDGTSSPPRMGIFTRSSLQRAVLQGTPLDRLPVGQMSQFSLITVPASAQIGDALTLMLRHRVHRLVVTQGDDILGLLESLDVFSFLANHSYLLTVQINLAQDLDALAQVAAQITRMVALLTRGGSRIDHVASLVREINARLFERAWQMIAPRELVENSCLFVMGSEGRGEQLLKTDQDNALVLRDGYVPPADLQRIVMRFSDALAAFGYPPCPGGIMLSRPEWCMSASDFARRIREWLILPSPEGLMHLAIFFDAHAVCGDAALLKQLRRTLLELTIDNDAVLGRFAAAIEAFSAAPGWRDRLLGFGDSDPVLDVKKEGIFPIVHGVRSLALAHRILDETGTVPRLDALVRAEALDAHMAAELSESLHFLMTLRLKAGLAEIDAHQPVSCDVHLSRLSSLERDLLKDALSTVKRFKALLRQRWRTEWM from the coding sequence ATGCCCAGCGCTTTCAACTTCACCGTCTGGCCGTTCGACTGCCTCAACCAGGACGAGCAGCGCCTGGTGCGCGATGCCGTCGACATCGGCTACTACCCGCAAGGGCAAATCATCCTCGATACGGGTGCCGCACCGCTGCACCTGTTCTTGATCATCAAAGGCCGCGTCGCGCAGTACGACGGCGACGAGCTGATCGCTACCTATGGACCCGACGATTGCTTTGACGGCCGGGCGCTGGTGGCCGGCAAGGCGAGCAGCCGCTTCGTCGCGGCTGAAGAAGTCGTCGTCTATCAGGTTGCGCGCCAGGCGGTGCGTGACCTCATTGCGGCCAACGCCACCTTTGGCGCGCTGCTGTTCTCGGACCTTGGCAGTAAGCTCAGTGCCATTGCCCAGCGGCAAAGCATGGAGACGATGCAGTCGCTGGCCGTCTCGCGCGTGAGCGATGCCTTCATCCGGCCCGCCCATTTTGTGGATGCCGACACGGACGTGGTCTCCGTGGTCAAGCTGTTTCAAGCAAACAATACTTCGAACGTGCTCGTGCGTGATGGCACCAGCAGCCCGCCGCGCATGGGCATCTTCACACGCAGTTCGTTGCAGCGCGCCGTCCTGCAAGGCACACCGCTGGATCGTCTGCCGGTAGGCCAGATGAGCCAGTTCTCCCTCATCACCGTGCCGGCCTCCGCGCAGATCGGCGACGCCCTGACGCTGATGCTGCGCCATCGCGTTCACCGGCTCGTCGTCACGCAGGGAGACGACATTCTCGGTTTGCTCGAATCACTGGATGTGTTCAGCTTCCTGGCCAACCACTCGTATCTGCTGACGGTGCAGATCAACCTGGCCCAGGACTTGGACGCACTCGCGCAGGTGGCCGCGCAGATCACGCGGATGGTCGCGCTGCTCACCCGTGGCGGCTCGCGCATTGACCACGTTGCCAGCCTCGTGCGCGAAATCAACGCGCGGCTGTTTGAGCGGGCCTGGCAGATGATCGCCCCCCGGGAACTGGTGGAAAACAGTTGCCTGTTCGTCATGGGCAGCGAGGGGCGCGGCGAGCAACTGCTCAAGACCGATCAGGACAATGCGCTGGTGCTGCGCGATGGCTACGTGCCTCCCGCTGATCTGCAGCGCATCGTCATGCGCTTCTCCGATGCGCTGGCCGCGTTCGGCTATCCGCCTTGCCCGGGCGGCATCATGCTCAGCCGGCCCGAGTGGTGCATGAGCGCGAGCGACTTTGCGCGACGCATTCGCGAATGGCTAATCCTGCCGAGCCCCGAGGGCTTGATGCATCTGGCCATCTTTTTCGATGCGCATGCGGTGTGCGGCGATGCCGCCTTGCTCAAACAACTGCGGCGGACGCTGCTGGAACTGACGATCGACAATGACGCGGTACTTGGCCGCTTTGCCGCTGCCATTGAAGCCTTCAGTGCCGCGCCAGGTTGGCGGGATCGCCTGCTCGGGTTTGGCGATTCCGACCCAGTGCTCGACGTAAAGAAGGAGGGCATCTTCCCGATTGTCCACGGGGTGCGCAGCCTTGCGCTGGCCCACCGCATACTCGACGAGACCGGCACTGTGCCGCGCCTGGATGCATTGGTGCGCGCCGAGGCCCTCGACGCGCACATGGCTGCCGAGTTGAGCGAGAGCCTGCATTTCCTGATGACGCTGCGGCTCAAGGCCGGGCTGGCGGAAATCGATGCGCATCAACCGGTGTCGTGCGACGTGCACCTGTCGCGCCTGTCGTCGTTGGAGCGCGATCTGCTCAAGGATGCGCTGAGCACCGTCAAACGCTTCAAGGCGCTGCTGCGGCAGCGCTGGCGGACCGAGTGGATGTGA
- a CDS encoding sodium/substrate symporter small subunit yields MSITPGTPARRRWITNMRWIAALLAVWFVVTFVVAFFARDLSTHFFNSDWTFAYWVGAQGAPIVYVLITVLYAWRTNRAADAATQDDETAQGEASKSSHPPSI; encoded by the coding sequence ATGAGCATTACGCCCGGAACCCCGGCGCGCCGCCGGTGGATTACCAACATGCGCTGGATCGCGGCGCTGCTCGCGGTGTGGTTTGTGGTGACGTTCGTGGTCGCGTTCTTTGCGCGCGACCTGTCGACGCACTTCTTCAACTCGGACTGGACCTTCGCCTACTGGGTCGGCGCGCAGGGTGCGCCCATCGTGTATGTGCTGATTACAGTCCTCTATGCGTGGCGCACCAACCGCGCTGCGGATGCAGCCACACAAGACGACGAAACGGCGCAAGGCGAGGCATCTAAGTCATCCCATCCGCCGTCCATCTGA